A stretch of Lathyrus oleraceus cultivar Zhongwan6 chromosome 6, CAAS_Psat_ZW6_1.0, whole genome shotgun sequence DNA encodes these proteins:
- the LOC127094535 gene encoding uncharacterized protein LOC127094535 gives MEVQQWWKLRFSFKSATILVCFLNIITAIFLLHDFFTSPYTRTKLSTANYNSAQLIYIKESEEIRLAMLPVELIKRVKEIEQEGYTKPETAQKKDTKQTAAVDLSKRLKDFRSVNDASSLKALEEWRKRKMERAKQRELEKNGTGSSQA, from the exons ATGGAGGTGCAACAATGGTGGAAGCTTAGATTCTCTTTCAAGAGCGCAACCATTCTCGTCTGCTTCCTCAACATAATCACTGCTATCTTCTTGCTTCATGATTTTTTCACTTCACCCTACACCCGCACTAAACTCTCCACTGCAAATTATAACTCAG CTCAACTCATTTACATTAAGGAATCTGAAGAAATCCGTCTTGCCATGCTACCGGTGGAGCTAATAAAAAGA GTGAAAGAAATTGAGCAGGAAGGCTACACCAAACCAGAAACAGCCCAGAAGAAAGACACTAAGCAAACAGCTGCAGTTGATCTGTCTAAAAGGTTAAAGGATTTCCGTTCCGTGAATGATGCTTCCAGCTTGAAAG CTTTGGAGGAATGGCGTAAAAGAAAGATGGAGAGGGCGAAACAAAGAGAATTGGAGAAAAATGGAACAGGATCCTCTCAAGCTTGA